Genomic segment of Rhodococcus sp. W8901:
TGCGCAGCATGCCCGTGCCGCCCGAAGGGCGCTCGGCCCGGGTGGACGTACCCGGCGCGCTGCTCCTGGCCGCCGGACTGCTCCTCGTTCTTCTCCTCGCCAGCGAGACGAGCCTGTGGAACCGGCATCTCGGCCTGGCCGTGGCCCTGGCGGTCGTCGCGGTGCTCCTGCTCGGCGTCTGGACGGCCTACGAACGCCACGCGAAGGCACCCCTTGTCGATGTCCGGCTGATACGACACCCGGCCGTGGCCGGAGCCAATGCCGCCATGTTCGTCGGCGGCATCGGCATGTACCTGCTGGTGTCCCTCATCACGCGCTACGCCCAGACGCCGCACGGCGCCGGCTACGGGTTCGGGCTCTCCACCTTCGTCGCCGGTCTCGTCCTCGTTCCGTTCTCCCTGATGGGCTTCGTCGCCGGCAAACTCACTCCTCACCTGCGGGACCGAATCGGCGGACCCGCACTCCTGGCTGCTACCGCCATCGTCGTGCTCGGCGCCTTCGCCCTGTTTGCCGGCGCCCGCTCGAATCTCACCGAAGTGTTGGTGTCGATGGCGATCCTGGGCTTCGGTGTCGGGAGCTTCTCCGCCGCGATGCCCGCAGTCATTCTGGCCGTCACCCCGAACAGTGAGACGTCGAGCGCGATGAGCTTCAACCAGGTCGTGCGCAGTGTCGGGTTCTCCATCGGAAGCGCTGTCGGCGGCCTGATGCTCGCCACCGGCACCCCTGCCGGGGAACTCTTCCCGACCGACGACGCCTACACGAGCGCAGCGTGCATCGGCATGGCGGCAATGGCAGTCACCGCGATCACGTGCATCACCCTCGCCCGCCGGCCCGGGCCCCGAGACGACACCGGCACGACCCCGGGAGCGAGGCGTCCGGAGGACCATGCCGGATCCGATCATCGCTGAGCGAACTCCTCGACGTAACGCCGCATCCTGCGAACGTGGGAGATCGCTCGCTAAGCTTTGTCGCATGGCACGGATCCGGTCTGTATTCACGCGCCGGCTGAACCTTGTTCAGCTCACGTGGATGGCCGTGCTGGCGTTGGTGGTTGCCGCAACGGCGATCGACGGGCCGGCTGCGGTCGTCGGCGCCACGGTTGCGGTCCTTCTTCTGCTCGCCGTGGCCGGGCAGAGTGTGCTGCCCCGACTGCACTCGCTGACCGAATCGGCCTCCGGCCCACCCAGGGAAGAGCAGCGGCTGCGTGGCGCGTTCCGCAGGCAGAGCGCCCCCGACACCCCCGGCCGCCCCTGTCGGCCTCGAGCACCCGGACAGGTCCTCGCCGCCGCATAGCACCGCTGATGCTGTGCGGCCGCCTCGGTCGACCGTCCCTTTTCCACGCCGTCACGAGTCCGCACAGGACACCGGCGTGAACTCCCACCCGCACGATGCCGTGTAACGCCGCGTCGTGCAGCAAAGAGGTGCTCACCATGCTCGACTTCATCTACTACCCCGTGTCCGCGATCCTGTGGTTCTGGCACAAGGCGTTCGGCTCGATCCTGGGCCCGGACAACGGATTCGCCTGGGCGCTGGCGGTGGTGTTCCTGGTCTTCACCCTGCGCGTTCTGCTGCTCAAACCCGCGATCAACCAGATCCGCACGACCCGCCAGATGCAGGAACTGCAACCGCAGATCAAGGCCCTGCAGCAGAAGTACGCCGGCGACCGGCAACGCCAGGCGACCGAGATGCAGAAACTGCAGAAGGAGCACGGGTTCAACCCGCTGATGGGGTGCCTGCCGGTGTTGGTGCAGGCACCGGTGTTCCTCGGTCTGTACCACGTGCTGCGCTCGTTCAACCGCACCGGAACCGGGCTGGGCCAACTCGGAATGACTCCCGAGGCCAACGCCAGTACCCCGAACTACATCTTCAGCGCCACCGATGTCCAGTCGTTCCTGAGCGCCCGTCTGTTCGGTGCACCGATCTCCGCGGCGATCGCCAGTCCGCAGAGCACCCTGGCGTCATTCGCTCCGTACGGCGGAGTCCCCACCGTGGCCACGATCGCCGCCGTGGCCGTCCCGCTGATGGTGCTCGCCGGCCTTGCCACCCACTTCAACGCCCGGGCATCGGTGCGGAGGCAGCGTCCGGACACGGCGGCCAACCCGCAGTCGGCGATCATGAACAAGCTGATGCTGTGGGGCTTCCCACTCGGCGTCCTCGTCGGCGGACCGTTCCTGATGATCGCGATCCTGCTGTACTGGGTGAGCAACAACGTCTGGACCTACGGCCAGCAGCACCTCGTCTTCGCCCGTATCGACCGGGAGGAATCGGCGAAACAGTTGGAGACTGCCGAACGACGGCCGGCCGCCGGGCCCCGACCAGGCGCCCGACCGAATCCTGCCCGGCAGAAGCGGGGTCGGCGAAAGTAACAGCCGAAGCACCGGGTTCACCGCCGGATCAGGGTCCGGACCAGGCGCACCCCCTGCCCGAACGACACCTCGGGCAGGTAGGCGCGGCCTACCGCGTTGCCGATGCTCGGCAACGCGACGGGGTCCGGGAAACACATGTGCATCGGGTCGTACCGCGGCTGGAACTTCGACTTGAAGGCAAGCAACGACCGGAACCCGTACACCGGCTCGAGGGTCTGGCCCAGCACCTCGAGCACCGAGTCCAGTGCCTCGGACAGGCCCGGCCGGACGTCGTCCGCGGGCGCGGCCGTGACGGTGTCGTCGCCCTGCTGCACCGTGGCCAGCGGCGCCCCGGACAGGCTGACGAACTCCGCGCCCTCCTGTTCGAGCGTGATCGCGGCCGACGCGATGAGGAACTCCATCGCCGGCCGGAA
This window contains:
- a CDS encoding MFS transporter, with product MEQRQETGGPDGRQRVSRTAAERPENSSVLLVPSLVFIALVVAAVGSLGAPLITSVATTLHVSLASAQWTLTITLLTGAIATPVLGRLGAGPHRRGTILVTLGVVVAGSVLTALPLPFAWLLVGRAAQGVGLGLTALMMGVARDHLPEDRAVSTIALVSVASTIGIGVGYPLAGLLTELGGLRAAYGLGVVVTAVAFVAALRSMPVPPEGRSARVDVPGALLLAAGLLLVLLLASETSLWNRHLGLAVALAVVAVLLLGVWTAYERHAKAPLVDVRLIRHPAVAGANAAMFVGGIGMYLLVSLITRYAQTPHGAGYGFGLSTFVAGLVLVPFSLMGFVAGKLTPHLRDRIGGPALLAATAIVVLGAFALFAGARSNLTEVLVSMAILGFGVGSFSAAMPAVILAVTPNSETSSAMSFNQVVRSVGFSIGSAVGGLMLATGTPAGELFPTDDAYTSAACIGMAAMAVTAITCITLARRPGPRDDTGTTPGARRPEDHAGSDHR
- a CDS encoding DUF6412 domain-containing protein — translated: MARIRSVFTRRLNLVQLTWMAVLALVVAATAIDGPAAVVGATVAVLLLLAVAGQSVLPRLHSLTESASGPPREEQRLRGAFRRQSAPDTPGRPCRPRAPGQVLAAA